One Microlunatus soli genomic window carries:
- a CDS encoding TetR/AcrR family transcriptional regulator: MSSPEPQPTRADAVRNREQLLTVAARAFAGTDADTSMRAIARQAGVGIGTLYRHFPTRESLVEAVYRDQVAGLVNGAQQFLAEVSPAEALRRWMDLFGAWIATKGGMLDTMLAMIESGDLAHARTRDDILTAITAMLDAGRTSGDLRADVSAEEVAAVLIGIFTVAHQSGPAVRTDRLLDILLDGLRPASRR; this comes from the coding sequence TTGTCCAGTCCAGAACCGCAGCCGACGCGAGCGGACGCCGTCCGCAATCGCGAGCAACTCCTCACGGTCGCCGCTCGCGCCTTCGCCGGCACCGACGCGGACACCTCGATGCGTGCCATCGCTCGGCAGGCGGGCGTCGGTATCGGCACGCTCTATCGGCACTTTCCGACCCGTGAATCCCTGGTGGAAGCCGTCTACCGGGATCAGGTCGCCGGCCTGGTCAACGGCGCCCAGCAGTTCCTCGCCGAGGTGTCGCCGGCGGAGGCGCTGCGCAGGTGGATGGACCTGTTCGGCGCATGGATCGCCACCAAGGGCGGCATGCTCGACACCATGCTGGCGATGATCGAGTCCGGCGACCTCGCCCATGCCCGGACGAGGGACGACATCCTCACCGCGATCACGGCGATGCTCGACGCCGGCCGGACCAGCGGTGATCTTCGAGCAGACGTCTCCGCCGAGGAAGTCGCGGCCGTCCTGATCGGCATCTTCACCGTCGCGCACCAGTCCGGTCCGGCCGTCAGGACCGATCGACTGCTCGACATCCTGCTGGACGGGCTCCGACCGGCGAGCCGTCGGTAG
- a CDS encoding MBL fold metallo-hydrolase codes for MELTVLGGSGLWPRAGQACSGYLLTHDDIRLLIDPGHGVLVELLRHCNATDIDAVLISQGRPDHCADLGALLRARVLGDDAPSALPVVAPENSLDALLALDPAVPSDAVDQIRPPGSKINFGPFAVEAVALSADRSRFGFRITDPAGAVFVYAGESADDAARVRLAHEAGLLVVEATYPDAIPASQARDHSDARQIGDLALEADVDHCVITHLHPTADPILALSLIRRTGFDAVEYALPGLVREVLPRPAATGLPRRAAPKVITMTASAPRRAASQ; via the coding sequence GTGGAACTGACGGTCTTGGGTGGATCGGGGCTGTGGCCGCGGGCCGGACAAGCTTGCTCGGGCTATCTACTGACCCACGACGACATCCGGTTGCTGATCGACCCTGGTCACGGAGTGCTGGTCGAGCTGCTGCGGCACTGCAACGCTACCGACATCGACGCCGTCCTGATCAGCCAGGGTCGTCCGGACCACTGCGCCGACCTGGGCGCGCTGCTGCGGGCCCGCGTGCTCGGCGACGACGCGCCGTCCGCGCTTCCGGTGGTCGCACCGGAGAATTCCTTGGATGCCCTGCTCGCGCTGGATCCGGCCGTCCCGTCCGATGCCGTCGACCAGATCCGGCCGCCCGGTTCCAAGATCAACTTCGGCCCGTTCGCGGTCGAGGCGGTGGCGCTGTCCGCCGACCGGAGCCGCTTCGGGTTCCGGATCACCGACCCGGCCGGCGCGGTGTTCGTCTACGCCGGCGAATCGGCCGACGACGCCGCCCGGGTGCGGCTCGCCCACGAGGCCGGACTGTTGGTCGTCGAGGCGACCTATCCCGACGCCATCCCCGCGTCGCAAGCACGGGACCACTCCGATGCCCGGCAGATCGGTGACCTGGCACTGGAGGCCGATGTCGATCATTGCGTGATCACCCACCTGCACCCGACGGCCGACCCGATCCTGGCTCTGAGCCTGATCCGGCGGACCGGCTTCGATGCCGTCGAGTACGCCCTGCCCGGCCTGGTCCGGGAGGTGCTGCCGCGACCGGCCGCCACCGGGCTGCCGCGGCGGGCGGCGCCGAAGGTGATCACGATGACCGCCTCGGCTCCACGTCGCGCCGCTTCGCAGTAG
- a CDS encoding NADP-dependent oxidoreductase, translated as MRNRSNEPRAGRSRAVRLDAFGGPEVLTVQDVPVPRPAPGQLRVRVTAAGLNPMDWFMTADDRTASRFGLTLPAGFGTDYAGVVDRVGAGVTGYASGDRVFGAALSRAVADYVLVESDGDISTGVAHLTPDAVDDRTAATLAIAGSTAAAALAALDLGPDDTVLMGGAGGGVGVFAVQLARLAGARVIGTGSPSTAEFLRSLGSEPIAYGDGLIERIRALDAGPITAAADLHGTDTVQVARQLGVPDRRICTIAARVDGIPAANGATAGPEALQHIAGLIAAGKLHVPIAATFPIDEIRSAVELQSTRHAHGKIVIDL; from the coding sequence ATGCGAAATCGCAGCAATGAACCTCGGGCCGGCAGGAGCAGGGCGGTCCGCCTCGACGCCTTCGGCGGTCCGGAGGTGTTGACCGTCCAGGACGTGCCGGTGCCCCGGCCGGCACCCGGCCAGCTCCGCGTCCGGGTCACCGCAGCGGGCTTGAATCCGATGGACTGGTTCATGACTGCCGACGACCGGACCGCATCACGGTTCGGGCTGACGCTGCCCGCGGGCTTCGGGACCGACTATGCCGGGGTCGTCGACCGGGTCGGCGCCGGAGTGACCGGATACGCGAGCGGCGACCGGGTCTTCGGCGCGGCTCTGTCGCGAGCGGTCGCCGATTACGTCCTGGTCGAATCCGACGGTGACATCTCGACCGGCGTCGCCCACCTCACCCCGGACGCGGTCGACGACCGGACGGCCGCCACTCTGGCGATCGCGGGCAGCACCGCGGCGGCAGCACTCGCGGCCCTGGATCTCGGACCGGACGACACCGTGCTGATGGGTGGAGCCGGTGGCGGGGTCGGCGTGTTCGCCGTCCAACTGGCACGGCTCGCGGGAGCTCGGGTGATCGGAACCGGTTCACCGTCGACCGCCGAGTTCCTCCGCAGCCTCGGTAGTGAACCGATCGCGTACGGGGACGGGCTGATCGAGAGGATCCGCGCCCTCGACGCAGGCCCGATCACCGCGGCGGCGGACCTGCACGGGACCGACACCGTCCAGGTCGCCCGTCAACTCGGAGTACCGGATCGCCGGATCTGCACCATCGCCGCACGGGTCGACGGAATCCCGGCTGCGAACGGCGCCACCGCCGGTCCCGAGGCTCTGCAGCACATCGCAGGCCTGATAGCTGCGGGCAAGCTGCACGTCCCGATCGCGGCGACCTTCCCGATCGACGAGATCCGTTCCGCGGTCGAGCTCCAATCGACCAGGCACGCTCACGGCAAGATCGTGATCGACCTCTGA
- a CDS encoding MFS transporter gives MSLLLDITPLRRSPEFRRLWWGLGISNLGAQLTQVAVGLQVYALTGSSLAVGVLGICALVPLVALGLYGGALTDLYDRRKVALIASSGLWLISLALAVQAWSGASSVYLLYGLVAAQSAGFAINNPARSAIIPRLVGPELLPAANVLQTTAWNVALTVGPLLGAFLSAWNFGAAYTLDVVLFTAALWALWRLPDLPPLPDPETGENSAEDAPAGADPNAAGRPRRRPLGFASVLEGLRYLATRPNVRTSFLVDLIAMITAMPRVLYPAVGVLFLGGGANTTGMLNAAFAIGAVLAGLLSGRLVQVRMQGRVIIGAIISYGLAVASFGLVLTAVGGTTPEHTLIIPLIGAAVCLAVCGGADSISSVFRNTLLQSATPDRMRGRLQGVFIVVVAGGPRLGDLVLGSWADWWGENWAAVVGGFSCVALICLAALWQRRFLAYDARDPQP, from the coding sequence ATGTCCCTGCTGCTCGACATCACCCCGCTGCGCCGGAGTCCGGAGTTCCGCAGGCTGTGGTGGGGACTCGGTATCTCCAATCTCGGTGCCCAGCTGACCCAGGTCGCGGTCGGCCTTCAGGTCTACGCCCTCACCGGTTCCAGCCTCGCCGTCGGCGTGCTCGGCATCTGTGCGTTGGTGCCGTTGGTCGCGCTCGGTCTGTACGGCGGTGCGCTGACCGATCTGTACGACCGCCGCAAGGTCGCGTTGATCGCTTCCTCCGGCCTGTGGCTGATCTCCCTCGCCCTCGCCGTCCAGGCCTGGTCGGGGGCCAGCTCGGTCTATCTCCTCTACGGCCTGGTCGCTGCTCAGTCGGCCGGCTTCGCGATCAACAATCCGGCCCGCTCGGCGATCATCCCGCGACTGGTCGGACCCGAACTGCTGCCGGCGGCCAACGTGCTGCAGACCACCGCCTGGAACGTCGCGCTCACCGTCGGGCCGCTGCTCGGTGCCTTCCTTTCGGCCTGGAACTTCGGCGCCGCCTACACCCTCGACGTGGTTCTGTTCACCGCCGCGCTGTGGGCACTGTGGCGGCTGCCGGACCTGCCGCCGTTGCCGGATCCGGAGACCGGCGAGAACAGCGCGGAGGACGCACCAGCCGGCGCGGATCCGAACGCAGCCGGCAGGCCCCGTCGGCGGCCGCTCGGCTTCGCCTCGGTGCTGGAGGGATTGCGCTATCTGGCGACCAGGCCGAACGTCCGGACCAGCTTCCTGGTCGATCTGATCGCGATGATCACCGCGATGCCCCGGGTGCTCTATCCGGCCGTCGGTGTGCTCTTCCTCGGTGGCGGCGCCAACACCACCGGGATGCTGAACGCCGCCTTCGCGATCGGGGCCGTCCTGGCCGGGCTGCTGTCCGGCCGGCTGGTCCAGGTCCGGATGCAGGGTCGGGTGATCATCGGCGCGATCATCAGCTACGGCCTGGCGGTCGCGTCATTCGGACTGGTGCTGACCGCGGTCGGCGGCACCACACCCGAACACACCTTGATCATTCCGCTGATCGGTGCCGCCGTCTGCCTGGCGGTCTGCGGTGGCGCGGACTCGATCAGTTCGGTGTTCCGCAACACCCTGTTGCAGTCGGCGACGCCGGACCGGATGCGCGGCCGGTTGCAGGGCGTGTTCATCGTGGTCGTCGCCGGTGGCCCGCGGCTGGGCGACCTGGTGCTCGGCAGCTGGGCCGATTGGTGGGGCGAGAACTGGGCGGCGGTCGTCGGCGGCTTCAGCTGCGTTGCCCTGATCTGCCTGGCCGCCCTGTGGCAGCGTCGATTCCTGGCCTACGACGCCCGCGACCCGCAGCCCTGA
- a CDS encoding sterol carrier family protein, producing the protein MAAGSSARGSGLNARDAAALTEFAAAAAEQPAFRDPAVALQAELAGSAGRLTDPLRMQIVRLVDAVDVANQAAAESDQFVVPRRPMAIACRSLCGWLAERHPGRSVEVRVPPHAAVQCGVGPEGPTHTRGTPPNVVETDPLTFLRLGTGRISWAQATAAGKVAASGQRADLTMVLPIIG; encoded by the coding sequence GTGGCAGCAGGTTCGAGCGCACGCGGCTCTGGGTTGAACGCGCGGGATGCGGCGGCGTTGACGGAGTTCGCCGCTGCCGCGGCGGAGCAGCCGGCGTTCCGGGATCCGGCGGTCGCGCTGCAGGCGGAGCTGGCAGGCTCGGCAGGGCGACTGACCGACCCGCTGCGGATGCAGATCGTGCGGTTGGTGGATGCCGTCGACGTCGCCAACCAAGCCGCCGCGGAGAGTGACCAGTTCGTCGTACCGCGTCGGCCGATGGCGATCGCCTGTCGTTCGCTGTGCGGTTGGCTCGCCGAACGGCATCCCGGCCGTTCGGTCGAGGTGCGGGTGCCGCCGCATGCGGCGGTCCAGTGCGGGGTCGGCCCGGAAGGTCCGACCCACACCCGCGGCACGCCGCCCAACGTGGTGGAGACCGACCCACTCACCTTCCTGCGGCTCGGCACCGGTCGGATCAGCTGGGCTCAGGCGACGGCCGCCGGCAAGGTGGCAGCCAGCGGACAACGCGCCGATCTGACGATGGTGCTGCCGATCATCGGCTGA
- a CDS encoding bifunctional [glutamine synthetase] adenylyltransferase/[glutamine synthetase]-adenylyl-L-tyrosine phosphorylase, producing the protein MQTLQITQGALARRGFADSAAALSRLADWTSDCESLLDLITASADPDHALLGLDRLAEEVPGLLTRLVAEPDLARHLILVLGGSSALQQHLLANPEHLEHLTDVTRKSAADLRAELLRTIGADPDAAHPVADEPPGQPGDPLRIAYRGALLRIAARDLAAPEPIEMMPEVAAELSDLADATLDAALAVARRSIGPDRAARCRLAVIGLGKCGAQELNYVSDVDVLFVAEPVGVQAGDDDQAGDDDRTGGDDRAGADQVGVDEAITIATQLAAELTRICSAHTAAGTIWEVDSALRPEGKAGPLVRTMTSHRGYYQKWAKPWEFQAMLKARPAAGDLDLGAEFVEMITPMVWQVAERDHFIPDTRAMRTRVIDHIPQRVADRELKLGPGGLRDVEFAVQLLQLVHGRADERLRSRSTLEGLHALIDYGYVGREDGKGFGLAYQFLRSLEHRIQLQRLRRTHVLPTSEDDLRALGRSLHYSDPVKGLQNTWRSTAHRVRQLHRRLFYSPVLDAVASIPSADLRLTAKAAEDRLKALGYDDPRAALRHIEALSNGVSRRAEIQRQLLPAMLTWFADGPNPDHGLLAFRQTSDALGTTPWYLRALRDEGAMAERFARILASSRYAVSLLQRAPQVVQMLADDHEMTPRSFEHLRAEMSAAAGRQRTPTAAVEAIRAIRRRELFRIAAGDLLGMNDVLEVGEALSDLASATVHTALAVARAAASPESRTGPGSKTDPGTTADPDPVPTIGVIAMGRWGGQEAGYASDADAMFVISGSGEGEGTKIGAAVITELRRLLSLPGADPALIIDADLRPEGKGGPLVRSVDAYRSYYDRWSATWERQALIRAAPLAGDRELGAELIKIIDPLRWPADGLDATQLTEIRRLKARMEAERMPRGTDPSKHLKLGPGGLTDVEWTVQLLQLQHAHRIPELRTTRTIEALEVATRHGLIREQQARWLRQSWLLASQIRNQIMLVRGRGSDTFPTDARELSAVAELMGRSSGEGSHLVASYQRAARRARRVVDAIFWQE; encoded by the coding sequence GTGCAGACGCTTCAGATCACTCAGGGCGCGCTGGCCCGTCGCGGGTTCGCCGACTCCGCTGCGGCGCTGTCGCGGTTGGCCGACTGGACCAGTGACTGCGAGTCGCTGCTGGATCTGATCACCGCCTCGGCCGATCCCGATCACGCTCTGCTCGGACTGGACCGGTTGGCCGAGGAGGTACCGGGGCTGCTGACCCGGCTGGTGGCCGAACCCGACCTGGCGCGGCACCTGATCCTGGTGCTGGGTGGCAGTTCGGCGTTGCAGCAACATCTGCTGGCCAACCCCGAACACCTCGAACACCTGACCGACGTCACCCGGAAGTCCGCCGCGGACCTGCGGGCTGAACTGCTGAGGACGATCGGCGCCGATCCCGATGCCGCCCATCCGGTCGCGGATGAGCCGCCGGGGCAGCCCGGTGATCCGCTGCGGATCGCCTACCGTGGCGCGCTGCTGCGGATCGCCGCCCGGGATCTGGCCGCGCCGGAGCCGATCGAGATGATGCCGGAAGTGGCCGCTGAGCTGTCCGACCTGGCCGACGCGACCCTGGACGCGGCGTTGGCCGTCGCCCGCCGTTCGATCGGACCGGATCGAGCCGCCCGCTGCCGGCTCGCGGTGATCGGACTCGGCAAGTGCGGCGCCCAGGAACTCAACTATGTCAGCGATGTCGACGTGTTGTTCGTCGCCGAGCCGGTCGGCGTTCAGGCCGGTGACGATGATCAGGCCGGTGACGATGATCGGACCGGCGGGGATGATCGGGCCGGGGCCGATCAGGTCGGGGTCGACGAGGCGATCACGATCGCCACCCAGCTCGCCGCCGAGCTGACCCGGATCTGTTCGGCGCACACGGCGGCCGGGACGATCTGGGAGGTGGACAGTGCGCTGCGCCCGGAGGGCAAGGCCGGGCCGCTGGTCCGGACCATGACCAGTCACCGCGGCTACTACCAGAAGTGGGCCAAGCCGTGGGAGTTCCAGGCGATGCTGAAGGCTCGACCGGCGGCCGGTGATCTTGACCTGGGTGCGGAGTTCGTCGAGATGATCACGCCGATGGTCTGGCAGGTCGCCGAGCGTGATCATTTCATCCCCGACACCCGCGCGATGCGGACCCGGGTGATCGATCACATCCCGCAACGGGTTGCCGATCGGGAGTTGAAACTCGGTCCCGGCGGTCTGCGAGACGTCGAGTTCGCGGTTCAGTTGCTGCAGTTGGTGCACGGTCGGGCCGATGAACGACTGCGGTCGCGTTCGACCCTGGAGGGGCTGCATGCCTTGATCGACTACGGCTATGTCGGCCGCGAGGACGGCAAGGGCTTCGGTCTGGCGTACCAGTTCCTGCGATCGTTGGAACATCGCATCCAGCTGCAGCGGTTGCGGCGGACCCATGTCCTGCCGACGTCTGAAGATGATCTTCGTGCACTGGGTCGTTCGTTGCACTACAGCGATCCGGTGAAGGGTCTGCAGAACACCTGGCGGTCAACCGCTCATCGGGTCCGGCAGTTGCACCGCCGGTTGTTCTACTCGCCGGTGCTCGACGCGGTGGCAAGCATTCCGTCGGCCGATCTGCGGCTGACCGCCAAAGCGGCCGAAGATCGCTTGAAGGCGCTCGGCTACGACGACCCGCGGGCGGCGTTGCGGCACATCGAGGCACTGTCCAACGGGGTCAGCCGGCGTGCGGAGATCCAGCGGCAGCTGTTGCCGGCGATGCTCACCTGGTTCGCCGACGGGCCCAATCCCGATCATGGACTACTGGCGTTCCGACAGACCTCGGATGCGTTGGGCACGACGCCCTGGTATCTGCGTGCGTTGCGGGACGAGGGCGCGATGGCCGAGCGGTTCGCCCGGATCCTGGCGTCCAGTCGGTACGCGGTCAGCCTGCTGCAGCGGGCGCCGCAGGTGGTCCAGATGCTGGCCGATGATCATGAAATGACCCCGCGATCGTTCGAACACCTGCGCGCCGAGATGTCGGCGGCTGCGGGACGGCAGCGCACCCCGACCGCCGCGGTCGAAGCGATCCGGGCGATCCGGCGACGCGAGCTGTTCCGGATCGCCGCCGGAGACCTGCTCGGGATGAACGACGTCCTGGAGGTCGGTGAAGCGTTGAGCGATCTGGCCTCGGCGACCGTGCACACCGCGCTCGCGGTGGCTCGCGCTGCGGCGAGTCCTGAGTCGAGGACCGGTCCTGGGTCGAAGACCGATCCTGGGACGACCGCTGACCCCGATCCGGTGCCGACGATCGGCGTGATCGCCATGGGGCGCTGGGGAGGCCAGGAGGCGGGGTACGCCTCCGACGCGGACGCGATGTTCGTGATCTCCGGATCCGGTGAGGGGGAGGGGACCAAGATCGGCGCTGCGGTGATCACCGAGCTCCGCCGGTTGCTGTCGCTGCCGGGAGCCGACCCTGCGTTGATCATCGACGCGGATCTGCGGCCCGAGGGCAAGGGCGGGCCGCTGGTCCGATCGGTCGATGCCTACCGGTCCTATTACGACCGTTGGTCGGCGACCTGGGAGCGGCAGGCGCTGATCAGGGCCGCTCCACTGGCCGGAGATCGCGAGCTCGGTGCCGAGCTGATCAAGATCATCGACCCGCTGCGATGGCCGGCCGACGGTCTCGACGCGACCCAACTGACCGAGATCCGCCGGCTGAAGGCGCGGATGGAGGCCGAACGGATGCCGCGTGGGACCGACCCGTCCAAGCATCTCAAGCTCGGTCCGGGTGGGTTGACCGATGTCGAATGGACCGTCCAACTGTTGCAACTGCAGCACGCGCACCGGATCCCCGAACTGCGCACGACCAGGACCATCGAAGCACTCGAGGTCGCCACCCGGCACGGGCTGATCCGCGAGCAGCAGGCGCGGTGGCTCCGGCAGTCCTGGCTGCTGGCCAGCCAGATCCGCAACCAGATCATGCTGGTCCGGGGCCGCGGTTCGGACACCTTCCCGACCGATGCCCGCGAGTTGTCGGCCGTCGCCGAGCTGATGGGCCGGTCGTCCGGTGAGGGCTCCCATCTGGTGGCCAGCTACCAACGAGCTGCCCGCCGCGCCCGTCGCGTCGTCGACGCCATCTTCTGGCAGGAGTGA
- a CDS encoding glutamine synthetase family protein, producing the protein MDKQTEFVLRAVEERDVRFVRLWFADVLGFLKSVAIAPAELEGAFEEGIGFDGSAIEGFARVYEADMVARPDPSTFQVLPWRNQSPATARMFCDIKMPDGSPAYADPRYVLKRAMNKAGDLGFTFYTHPEVEFFLLKDPMVPGQRPTPVDSSGYFDHTPQSIGSDFRREAITMLEQMGISVEFSHHEAAPGQQEIDLRYADALSMADNLMTFRVVVKEVALSQGLHATFMPKPFTEYAGSAMHTHVSLFEGDNNAFYDATAENHLSKVAEHFIAGLLAHAAEIAAVTNQWVNSYRRLASGGEAPTYICWGRNNRSALIRVPTANKPNSTRVELRSLDSGCNPYLTFALMLSAGLAGINGEYELPPGAEDDVWSLTERERRALGIKPLPQNLDEAIRVMEDSELVAETLGDHVFDFFLRNKKAEALDHQRQVTPYELEQLLPVL; encoded by the coding sequence ATGGACAAGCAGACGGAGTTCGTGCTGCGCGCAGTGGAGGAACGGGACGTTCGTTTCGTCCGGCTGTGGTTTGCAGACGTACTGGGGTTTCTCAAGTCGGTGGCGATCGCCCCCGCCGAGCTCGAAGGCGCCTTCGAGGAAGGCATCGGCTTCGACGGTTCGGCGATCGAGGGCTTTGCCCGGGTCTATGAGGCCGACATGGTCGCCCGGCCCGATCCGTCCACGTTCCAGGTGTTGCCGTGGCGAAATCAGAGCCCCGCAACGGCCCGGATGTTCTGCGACATCAAGATGCCGGACGGCTCGCCGGCCTACGCCGATCCGCGCTATGTGCTGAAGCGGGCGATGAACAAGGCCGGCGACCTCGGTTTCACCTTCTACACCCATCCCGAGGTCGAGTTCTTCCTGCTGAAGGATCCGATGGTGCCCGGGCAGCGGCCGACACCGGTGGACAGCAGTGGCTACTTCGATCACACCCCGCAGAGCATCGGCAGCGACTTCCGCCGGGAAGCGATCACGATGCTGGAACAGATGGGGATCTCGGTCGAGTTCTCCCATCACGAGGCGGCGCCCGGTCAACAGGAGATCGACCTGCGGTACGCCGACGCGCTCAGCATGGCCGACAACCTGATGACCTTCCGGGTGGTGGTCAAGGAGGTCGCGCTGAGCCAGGGCCTGCACGCCACCTTCATGCCCAAGCCGTTCACCGAGTACGCCGGTTCGGCGATGCACACCCACGTGTCACTGTTCGAAGGCGACAACAACGCCTTCTACGACGCGACCGCGGAGAACCACCTGTCCAAGGTGGCCGAGCACTTCATCGCCGGTCTGCTCGCCCATGCCGCCGAGATCGCCGCGGTGACCAATCAGTGGGTGAATTCCTACCGGCGGCTGGCCAGTGGTGGGGAGGCGCCGACCTACATCTGCTGGGGCCGCAACAACCGCTCGGCCCTGATCAGGGTGCCGACGGCCAACAAGCCGAACTCGACCCGGGTCGAGCTGCGCTCGCTGGACTCCGGCTGCAACCCGTACCTGACGTTTGCGTTGATGTTGTCGGCGGGCCTGGCCGGGATCAACGGCGAGTACGAGCTGCCGCCGGGCGCCGAGGACGACGTCTGGTCGCTGACCGAACGGGAACGCCGGGCACTCGGCATCAAGCCGCTGCCGCAGAATCTGGACGAGGCGATCCGGGTGATGGAGGATTCCGAACTGGTGGCCGAAACACTCGGCGACCACGTCTTCGACTTCTTCCTGCGCAACAAGAAGGCCGAGGCGCTGGATCATCAACGCCAGGTCACCCCGTACGAGTTGGAGCAGTTGCTGCCGGTGCTCTGA
- the zwf gene encoding glucose-6-phosphate dehydrogenase: MSEAPTVQTVAYPAPGAHPSLREDQPVSPHVIVLFGATGDLARRKLLPGLAHLSLSELVPDIEVVGTSLEEMDDDGFRKFASQAIREFSHRQLDREQWFQFSDKLTYVPSSAGAEGLAAAVKAAEERLGGDTQRIHYLSVPPKAAPAVIGTLRDADLVERSRVIMEKPFGTDLASAITLNNQVHETFDEEQIFRIDHFLGKEAALNILAFRFANGLFEPIWNRNFIDHIQIDIPETLGLDRRANFYEATGAYKDMVVTHLFQVLAFVAMETPTALEPRAISEEKNKVFRSLEPIDPACVVRGQYMGYRQEEGVARDSETETFIALKVGIDNWRWAGVPFYLRTGKRMAEGQRIISIAFKEAPKSMFPGGSGVGSQGPDHLTFDLADESKVSLSFYGKRPGPGMRLDKLSMQFSTEETESAGDVLEAYERLLLDAMRGDHTLFTTAEGIEALWERSEYLLHMEPPVKPYPQGSWGPNAIHQLIAPHAWRLPFERTWREHKG, from the coding sequence GTGAGCGAAGCACCGACCGTCCAGACCGTTGCCTATCCCGCACCCGGTGCGCATCCGTCGCTGCGGGAGGATCAACCGGTCAGTCCGCATGTGATCGTGTTGTTCGGTGCGACCGGTGATCTTGCCCGACGCAAGTTGCTTCCCGGGCTGGCACATCTGTCGTTGTCCGAGCTCGTCCCCGACATCGAGGTGGTCGGCACCTCACTGGAGGAGATGGACGACGACGGCTTCCGCAAGTTCGCCTCCCAGGCGATCCGCGAGTTCAGTCATCGGCAGCTGGATCGCGAGCAATGGTTCCAGTTCTCCGACAAGCTGACCTACGTGCCGTCCTCGGCCGGGGCCGAGGGGTTGGCTGCTGCGGTCAAGGCGGCCGAGGAGCGGCTCGGCGGCGACACCCAACGGATCCACTACCTCAGCGTCCCGCCCAAGGCAGCGCCGGCCGTGATCGGCACCCTGCGGGACGCCGACCTGGTGGAACGGTCCCGGGTGATCATGGAAAAGCCGTTCGGCACCGACCTGGCCAGCGCGATCACCCTGAACAACCAGGTGCACGAGACCTTCGACGAGGAGCAGATCTTCCGGATCGATCACTTCCTGGGCAAGGAGGCCGCGCTCAACATCCTGGCGTTCCGGTTCGCCAACGGCCTGTTCGAGCCGATCTGGAACCGCAATTTCATCGATCACATCCAGATCGACATCCCCGAGACCCTCGGGCTGGACCGGCGGGCCAACTTCTACGAGGCCACCGGTGCCTACAAGGACATGGTGGTCACCCATCTGTTCCAGGTGCTGGCCTTCGTCGCGATGGAGACGCCGACCGCGCTGGAGCCGCGGGCGATCAGCGAGGAGAAGAACAAGGTCTTCCGTTCGTTGGAGCCGATCGACCCGGCCTGCGTTGTCCGCGGCCAGTACATGGGTTACCGGCAGGAGGAGGGTGTCGCCCGGGATTCGGAGACCGAGACGTTCATCGCGCTCAAGGTCGGGATCGACAACTGGCGGTGGGCCGGGGTGCCGTTCTACCTGCGGACCGGCAAGCGGATGGCCGAGGGGCAACGGATCATCTCGATCGCCTTCAAGGAGGCGCCGAAGTCGATGTTCCCCGGCGGTTCCGGTGTCGGCTCCCAGGGGCCGGATCACCTGACCTTCGACCTGGCCGACGAGTCCAAGGTGTCGCTGTCCTTCTACGGCAAGCGGCCCGGCCCGGGGATGCGGTTGGACAAGCTGTCGATGCAGTTCTCCACCGAGGAGACCGAGAGCGCCGGCGACGTACTGGAGGCCTACGAGCGGCTGCTGCTGGACGCGATGCGCGGCGACCACACCCTGTTCACCACCGCAGAAGGCATCGAGGCGCTGTGGGAACGCTCGGAATATCTGCTGCACATGGAGCCGCCGGTCAAGCCGTACCCGCAGGGCTCCTGGGGGCCGAACGCGATCCATCAACTGATCGCCCCGCACGCCTGGCGGCTGCCCTTCGAGCGGACCTGGCGGGAACACAAGGGCTGA